One genomic window of Halorhabdus sp. CBA1104 includes the following:
- a CDS encoding V-type ATP synthase subunit I yields MLRPERMSRVSVTGSKAVMADVIETVHELDLLHITEYDGSFDGFEPGNPTEGADQASDKLVTVRALESTLGIEPGDAGPTRLVTDEALEEELEEIRQEVNELDDRREELEHDLREVEDGIDRMEFFVRLGIDLDLLKGYESLSVAVGEGDPDGLRKALADADAIEAFEVFAEGSTLAAFAYPADEQALDDALVGAEFTAVELPDGEGDPETYLEEIHHRRQQLESQLSTVENELEELKLDVAGFLLAAEEKLTIEVQKREAPLTFATTDNAFVAEGWIPTDEVADFEAALRDTVGEHVDIDELERADYDGDGHPTESEPVPEATPDADDDEAAEVAADGGESTAATDGGTSGILPMSTGMPPVVQENPGSVRPFESLVEVINRPKYTEIDPTVALFLTFPLFFGFMIGDLGYGILYFLLGYVIYSRMESDVLRSLGGVGMWAGGFTALFGVLYGEFFGLHQLGEIVWNGHPPIHKGLQPHYIVFAQAWLLASIVAGIVHLIGGRVLDFINNVHHGVGEAFIESGSWIMLTAGIWLWVFSTEARGPKPDFMFTVFSSGEAAALPLGFTGFSPTVGTAGLVMTGVGLALAIYAEGGIALVESITQAFGHVVSYTRLAAVLLAKAGMALVVNLLVFGATLHGGEFHFIFFMESAPNPEYVVFSGLVNGSGPVMLVLGWLAGIIVLVLGHLVVLLLGVSSAGLQGVRLEYVEFFGKFYEGGGTAYRPFGHEREYTAGD; encoded by the coding sequence ATGCTCAGACCTGAGCGGATGAGCCGGGTCTCGGTGACCGGCTCCAAGGCCGTCATGGCCGACGTAATCGAGACTGTCCACGAACTCGACTTGCTCCACATCACCGAGTACGACGGCTCGTTCGACGGGTTCGAACCGGGAAACCCGACAGAAGGGGCCGACCAAGCGTCGGATAAGCTGGTCACCGTCCGTGCCCTGGAGTCGACGCTCGGAATCGAACCCGGGGATGCCGGGCCAACCCGGCTCGTCACCGACGAGGCCCTAGAAGAGGAACTCGAAGAGATCCGCCAGGAGGTCAACGAACTCGACGACAGACGCGAGGAACTCGAGCACGATCTGCGAGAGGTCGAAGACGGGATCGATCGTATGGAATTTTTCGTCCGGCTCGGGATCGACCTCGACCTCCTGAAGGGATACGAGTCACTGTCCGTTGCGGTCGGCGAGGGAGACCCGGACGGACTACGAAAAGCGCTTGCAGATGCCGACGCGATCGAGGCCTTCGAGGTGTTCGCCGAAGGGTCGACACTGGCGGCCTTCGCCTACCCAGCCGACGAGCAGGCGCTGGATGATGCCCTCGTCGGGGCCGAATTCACGGCTGTCGAACTCCCAGACGGAGAGGGCGATCCCGAAACCTACCTCGAAGAGATCCACCACCGCCGCCAGCAGTTGGAGTCCCAGCTATCGACCGTCGAGAACGAACTCGAAGAACTGAAACTCGACGTCGCAGGGTTCCTACTGGCAGCCGAAGAGAAGCTCACGATCGAGGTCCAAAAACGCGAGGCACCGCTGACCTTCGCGACGACCGACAACGCCTTCGTCGCGGAGGGGTGGATCCCGACCGACGAAGTTGCGGACTTCGAGGCCGCGCTCCGGGACACCGTCGGCGAGCACGTCGACATCGACGAGCTCGAACGGGCCGACTACGACGGCGACGGTCATCCGACCGAGAGTGAACCAGTCCCAGAGGCAACGCCCGACGCGGACGACGATGAAGCCGCCGAGGTAGCCGCCGACGGTGGCGAATCGACCGCAGCCACCGACGGGGGGACGAGCGGGATCCTGCCGATGAGTACCGGTATGCCACCGGTCGTCCAAGAGAACCCCGGCTCGGTCCGCCCGTTCGAATCGCTGGTCGAAGTCATCAACCGGCCGAAGTACACGGAGATCGACCCCACGGTCGCGCTGTTCCTGACGTTCCCGCTGTTCTTCGGGTTCATGATCGGCGATCTCGGGTACGGGATCCTGTACTTCCTGCTCGGATATGTGATCTACTCTCGTATGGAAAGCGACGTGCTTCGGAGTCTCGGAGGCGTCGGCATGTGGGCCGGCGGTTTCACCGCGCTCTTTGGCGTCCTCTATGGCGAATTCTTCGGACTCCACCAGCTCGGTGAGATCGTCTGGAACGGCCACCCGCCGATCCACAAAGGGCTCCAGCCACACTACATCGTCTTCGCCCAGGCGTGGCTGTTGGCTAGCATCGTCGCCGGCATCGTGCACCTGATCGGCGGCCGGGTGCTTGACTTTATCAACAACGTACATCACGGCGTCGGCGAGGCGTTCATCGAGAGTGGTTCGTGGATCATGCTCACCGCCGGGATCTGGCTGTGGGTATTCAGTACCGAAGCCCGTGGCCCCAAGCCGGACTTTATGTTCACGGTCTTCTCCAGCGGTGAGGCGGCGGCGCTGCCGCTTGGCTTTACCGGCTTCTCGCCGACGGTCGGGACAGCCGGACTGGTGATGACGGGAGTCGGCCTCGCCCTGGCGATCTACGCCGAAGGTGGGATCGCCCTGGTCGAGAGCATCACACAAGCGTTCGGTCACGTGGTGTCCTATACCCGGCTCGCGGCGGTGTTGCTGGCGAAGGCTGGCATGGCACTGGTCGTCAATCTGCTGGTCTTCGGCGCGACGCTGCATGGAGGGGAGTTCCACTTCATCTTCTTCATGGAAAGTGCGCCAAATCCCGAGTACGTGGTTTTCTCGGGACTGGTCAACGGGAGCGGACCCGTGATGCTCGTCCTTGGCTGGCTCGCCGGCATCATCGTCCTGGTACTCGGGCACCTCGTGGTTCTCCTGCTTGGCGTGTCCTCAGCCGGTCTCCAGGGCGTTCGCCTGGAGTACGTCGAGTTCTTCGGGAAGTTCTACGAGGGCGGCGGGACGGCCTACCGGCCGTTCGGACACGAACGCGAGTACACGGCTGGAGATTGA
- the ahaH gene encoding ATP synthase archaeal subunit H encodes MPRPEVLDRIKEAEREAKEIVADAEDERDQRLEEARNEGEQIRERAHEEAEQMADERLEAAREEIDAEREARLEEGQKARERLEAQADERVDEVVEHVIESFEEAVHAQT; translated from the coding sequence ATGCCCAGGCCCGAGGTTCTCGACCGTATCAAGGAGGCCGAGCGGGAGGCAAAGGAGATCGTCGCTGACGCCGAAGACGAACGCGACCAGCGCCTCGAAGAAGCACGGAACGAAGGCGAGCAGATCCGCGAGCGGGCCCACGAGGAGGCCGAACAGATGGCCGACGAGCGCCTCGAAGCGGCCCGTGAAGAGATCGATGCCGAGCGCGAAGCACGGCTCGAAGAGGGGCAGAAAGCTCGCGAGCGGCTAGAAGCCCAGGCCGATGAACGCGTCGACGAGGTGGTAGAACACGTCATCGAATCCTTCGAGGAGGCGGTACATGCTCAGACCTGA
- a CDS encoding methyltransferase domain-containing protein, which produces MGLLEDKDRARLFYKYLSTVYDRINPFIWNEAMRTEALDLLEIEADDRVLDVGCGTGFATEGLLEHTENVYGLDQSPHQLAEAFEKFGTRGPVQFSLGDAERLPFAEDTFDVVWSSGSIEYWPNPVDALEECRRVARPGGQVLIVGPNYPGSTIFQKLADAIMLFYDAQEADRMFEAAGFQSVDHVTMGPSYNPEIAITTVARVPE; this is translated from the coding sequence ATGGGGCTGCTCGAAGACAAGGACCGCGCGCGGCTGTTCTACAAGTACCTCTCGACGGTGTACGACCGAATCAATCCGTTCATCTGGAACGAGGCGATGCGTACCGAGGCGCTGGATCTCCTCGAGATCGAGGCCGACGATCGTGTCCTCGATGTCGGTTGTGGGACTGGCTTCGCTACAGAGGGCCTCCTCGAACACACTGAGAACGTCTACGGACTCGATCAGAGTCCACACCAGCTCGCGGAAGCCTTCGAGAAGTTCGGGACTCGCGGCCCAGTCCAGTTCTCTCTCGGTGACGCCGAGCGCCTGCCCTTCGCCGAGGATACCTTCGACGTCGTTTGGTCGTCGGGTTCGATCGAATACTGGCCCAATCCCGTCGATGCGCTCGAAGAGTGTCGTCGCGTCGCCCGCCCGGGCGGGCAGGTACTCATCGTTGGCCCGAACTACCCTGGCTCGACGATCTTCCAGAAGCTCGCCGACGCGATCATGCTGTTTTACGACGCCCAAGAGGCAGACCGAATGTTCGAGGCAGCCGGCTTCCAGTCGGTCGATCACGTGACGATGGGACCCTCGTACAACCCCGAAATCGCGATCACGACCGTCGCCCGCGTTCCCGAGTGA
- a CDS encoding type IV pilin yields MAQRAISPVVGTVLLVAITIVLAGTVGAVVFTPDVEPSIPATRFSATADASADSITLTHEGGQALDPDTLDVRITVDGRSLDHQPPIPFFAATGFESGPTGPFNSATRGNWTAGETGVLELATSNAPLVSDGASVEITVRRDGRVLTELEVIAE; encoded by the coding sequence ATGGCCCAGCGCGCCATATCGCCGGTTGTCGGGACAGTTCTCTTGGTGGCGATAACGATCGTGCTGGCGGGGACGGTCGGCGCAGTCGTCTTTACGCCAGACGTCGAGCCTTCGATACCGGCGACTCGGTTCAGCGCCACGGCGGACGCGAGTGCTGACAGTATCACGCTCACACACGAGGGCGGACAAGCGCTAGATCCGGACACCTTGGACGTCCGAATCACAGTCGACGGTCGATCGCTCGATCACCAGCCGCCGATCCCGTTCTTTGCCGCTACGGGATTCGAGAGCGGGCCGACCGGGCCGTTCAACAGCGCAACGCGCGGGAACTGGACCGCAGGCGAAACCGGGGTCCTCGAACTCGCGACTTCGAACGCACCGCTGGTAAGTGATGGTGCAAGCGTCGAGATAACGGTTCGTCGAGACGGGCGTGTCCTCACAGAGCTCGAAGTCATCGCCGAGTGA
- a CDS encoding polyprenyl synthetase family protein yields the protein MEYLERRRGLIEDRLEAVLSRVDPETLSTELEHVVLSGGKRVRPTVTLLVCEAAGGKPEEAVDYAVGVELVHNASLVVDDIIDDSELRRDAPSAWSAFGHGPAIVASDGLLGEAFALFSTDERAMRAVSEAMVDLGEGEATELVARPDSEAGYRQLAQRKTGALFRAAAELGAIAADADAHTVEAFGQYAERVGVAFQMRDDVLDATADADQLGKPTGHDAAMERPSIVQVTDLSPAEADERAREESQAALDQLDALAAENQQALQYLQDLATFVVARER from the coding sequence ATGGAGTATTTGGAGCGACGACGGGGTCTCATCGAGGACCGACTCGAAGCAGTGCTGTCACGGGTCGATCCCGAGACGCTTTCGACGGAACTCGAACACGTCGTGCTTTCAGGCGGCAAACGAGTCCGACCGACGGTGACCCTGTTGGTCTGTGAGGCCGCGGGTGGCAAACCGGAAGAGGCGGTCGATTATGCTGTCGGCGTCGAGCTCGTCCACAACGCCTCGCTGGTCGTCGACGACATCATCGACGACTCCGAGCTGCGACGCGACGCCCCCAGCGCGTGGTCGGCGTTCGGTCACGGGCCAGCGATCGTCGCCAGCGACGGCTTACTCGGTGAGGCCTTTGCACTGTTTTCGACCGACGAACGCGCGATGCGAGCGGTCTCGGAAGCGATGGTCGATCTCGGCGAAGGCGAAGCGACTGAGCTCGTCGCCAGGCCTGACTCGGAGGCGGGCTATCGCCAACTCGCCCAGCGCAAGACGGGAGCGTTGTTCCGGGCCGCGGCCGAACTGGGCGCGATCGCTGCCGACGCGGATGCTCATACGGTCGAAGCTTTCGGCCAGTACGCTGAACGCGTCGGCGTCGCCTTTCAGATGCGTGATGATGTCCTCGATGCGACGGCCGATGCAGACCAGTTGGGCAAGCCCACCGGTCACGACGCCGCGATGGAACGGCCCTCGATCGTGCAGGTGACCGACCTGTCACCTGCCGAAGCCGACGAACGCGCTCGCGAGGAATCACAGGCAGCCCTCGATCAACTCGATGCGCTCGCGGCCGAAAACCAGCAGGCACTACAGTACTTACAAGACCTGGCGACGTTCGTCGTCGCCCGGGAACGCTGA
- a CDS encoding FAD-dependent oxidoreductase, whose translation MGETLVVIGGDAAGMSAASKAKRDDPGQEVVVLERGEWVSYGACGLPYYVKDEIERLEDLVAIPADRFRDERDVDLRTGTEATAIDPDQREVTVTTGDETYQQSYDDLLVSTGAKAIEPPIEGLDRDDVFTLHTMESGRALKAYADEATGQETVAIVGGGYVGIEMAEAFRGRGLDVEMFEMREHVLSPFGSTVGETVAETLERNGIGVHTGTQVNRIDGRNGVEAIVTDKGEQAIDAALVAAGVAPRVTVAETAGIELGATGAIATDDYGRTSAEDVYAAGDCAEMTHAVTGQPAHVPLALTANRAGRAVGATVAGEPTPVGEIAGTATLKAFDLEVARTGLLDGERLRAAGFDPVSTSITAPSRAHYYPGGADIEITLVGDADSGRVLGASMVGEEGVAKRIDTVATAIQNEMTVTELEYVDLSYAPPFGPTWDPILTAAKVLGSDLGK comes from the coding sequence ATGGGCGAGACACTCGTGGTGATCGGCGGCGACGCGGCCGGGATGAGCGCGGCGAGCAAGGCAAAGCGGGACGACCCTGGGCAGGAGGTTGTGGTCCTCGAACGTGGCGAGTGGGTTTCTTACGGTGCCTGTGGCCTCCCGTACTACGTCAAAGACGAGATCGAGCGGCTCGAAGATCTCGTGGCGATCCCGGCCGACCGATTCAGAGACGAACGAGACGTCGACCTGCGGACCGGTACAGAAGCGACAGCGATCGACCCCGACCAGCGGGAAGTGACGGTGACGACCGGAGATGAAACGTACCAGCAGTCCTACGACGACCTTCTGGTATCGACAGGTGCGAAAGCGATCGAGCCGCCCATCGAGGGACTCGATCGTGATGACGTCTTCACGTTACACACGATGGAGTCCGGTCGTGCGCTCAAAGCCTACGCCGACGAGGCGACCGGCCAAGAGACCGTCGCCATCGTCGGCGGTGGCTACGTCGGTATCGAGATGGCCGAAGCCTTCCGCGGCCGCGGTCTCGACGTCGAAATGTTCGAGATGCGCGAGCACGTACTTTCCCCGTTCGGCAGCACGGTCGGCGAAACCGTCGCCGAAACACTCGAGCGCAACGGCATCGGTGTCCACACCGGCACACAGGTCAACCGAATCGACGGCAGGAACGGGGTCGAGGCTATCGTCACCGACAAGGGCGAACAGGCGATCGACGCGGCGCTCGTCGCAGCCGGTGTTGCACCGAGGGTGACGGTCGCTGAGACAGCAGGTATCGAGCTGGGTGCGACGGGCGCGATCGCGACCGACGACTATGGGCGAACGAGCGCGGAAGACGTCTATGCTGCGGGCGATTGCGCCGAGATGACGCACGCGGTTACCGGCCAGCCAGCCCACGTTCCGCTGGCACTGACGGCAAACCGGGCCGGCCGCGCGGTCGGGGCGACGGTCGCCGGTGAGCCGACACCAGTCGGAGAGATCGCTGGCACAGCCACGCTCAAAGCCTTCGACCTGGAAGTCGCCCGGACCGGCTTGCTCGATGGCGAACGGCTACGCGCTGCCGGCTTCGACCCGGTGTCGACCTCGATTACCGCACCGTCCCGTGCCCACTACTACCCGGGGGGAGCCGATATCGAGATAACACTCGTCGGCGATGCCGACTCTGGTCGGGTCCTGGGTGCGAGTATGGTCGGCGAGGAGGGCGTCGCCAAGCGGATCGATACGGTCGCCACAGCGATCCAGAACGAAATGACGGTCACCGAACTCGAATACGTAGATCTCTCCTACGCGCCGCCGTTCGGGCCGACGTGGGACCCCATCCTCACGGCAGCGAAAGTGCTTGGAAGCGACCTGGGCAAGTGA
- a CDS encoding ferredoxin — MVEVDQNLCTGCEICASVAPETFEMDGGLAKAVSDEVTPEAEQAEQQCPVDAISL; from the coding sequence ATGGTAGAAGTTGATCAAAACCTCTGTACGGGCTGTGAGATCTGCGCGAGCGTCGCGCCGGAAACGTTCGAGATGGACGGCGGGCTAGCCAAAGCCGTCAGCGACGAAGTGACGCCGGAGGCCGAACAGGCCGAACAGCAGTGTCCGGTCGACGCGATCTCGCTGTAA
- a CDS encoding DUF1684 domain-containing protein, which produces MSTEDYSQRIREQRGEKETYFADHPRSPIPNHAAFPGLEYYEVDPAYRFEVPLEEHDEKAELTVETTADGKQRYVRYGTFTVEIDDESVTLQAYRPASGEDRFWVPFRDATNDGETYGAGRYLDLEPESQQTDDGEWILDFNQAYNPTCAYNGAYECPLVPTANWLDIRIEAGEKDYPGETVGHDD; this is translated from the coding sequence ATGAGCACCGAAGATTACAGCCAGCGAATTCGCGAACAGCGTGGGGAAAAGGAGACGTATTTCGCCGATCATCCGCGATCCCCGATCCCGAATCACGCCGCGTTCCCCGGACTCGAGTACTACGAGGTAGACCCGGCCTATCGCTTCGAAGTCCCGCTGGAAGAACACGACGAGAAAGCGGAGCTCACGGTCGAAACGACCGCAGACGGCAAGCAACGGTACGTCCGGTACGGCACATTCACTGTCGAGATCGACGACGAATCCGTCACGTTACAGGCCTACCGGCCCGCATCGGGCGAGGATCGCTTCTGGGTGCCGTTCCGCGACGCGACGAACGACGGCGAAACGTACGGCGCTGGCCGGTATCTCGACCTCGAACCCGAAAGCCAGCAGACGGACGACGGCGAATGGATCCTTGACTTCAACCAGGCGTATAACCCAACCTGTGCGTACAATGGGGCCTACGAGTGTCCACTCGTTCCCACGGCAAACTGGCTCGATATCCGTATCGAGGCTGGCGAGAAAGACTATCCAGGCGAAACGGTCGGTCACGACGACTGA
- a CDS encoding ABC transporter permease codes for MNHFWRLLWKETRELLRPRYLLPILLIPVIFVGLGQGIGGIDDTTAGQPEIGILNEDDGQYGELVNATIGQNASVVYYAESGDPAAAVEMVDERGGEALIVIPDGFTERIHQRKAGTVGVHSVVRSLSLSGISSSAQVDQRLQATGRVLTLNVTGTTPAMLDPIRPAYTTYLEGTTLENTSPGTLSGSFATQFIFIPVVIMFVIIFSGQMVINSMGAEKENKTLETLLTMPVKRSTIVAAKLVGSASIGLLGAALYTVSIYYYQSSFTDGTASAALSLGIVDYAIVGISLFLSLVGVLALALVLGIFAGDRQGAQMLLFPISILAIVPMFATMFTDVAKLSLPLRAILLAIPFTHPAIAPKRLLLNDTTMVIGGIVYEAIFAIGMIWLAIRVFNSDRLVTGSSGRVGQWLSRLQQ; via the coding sequence ATGAATCACTTCTGGCGACTACTCTGGAAGGAGACTCGCGAACTCCTCCGGCCACGGTACCTCCTCCCGATCCTACTGATTCCCGTGATATTCGTCGGGCTGGGTCAAGGAATCGGAGGCATCGACGATACCACAGCTGGTCAACCCGAGATCGGCATCCTCAACGAAGACGACGGCCAGTACGGCGAACTCGTCAACGCGACCATCGGTCAGAACGCCTCGGTCGTCTACTACGCCGAATCGGGCGACCCAGCCGCTGCTGTCGAGATGGTCGACGAACGGGGTGGTGAAGCATTGATCGTCATCCCCGACGGGTTCACCGAACGCATCCACCAGCGGAAGGCTGGCACCGTCGGCGTTCACTCGGTCGTCAGGTCGCTCAGCCTCTCGGGCATCTCGTCGTCGGCACAGGTCGATCAGCGCCTCCAAGCGACCGGTCGCGTCCTGACACTGAACGTCACCGGAACGACACCAGCGATGCTCGATCCGATCCGGCCGGCGTACACGACGTATCTGGAAGGCACGACGCTCGAAAATACCTCGCCCGGGACACTCTCGGGGTCGTTCGCCACGCAGTTCATCTTCATCCCCGTTGTCATCATGTTCGTGATCATCTTCTCCGGCCAGATGGTGATCAACTCGATGGGGGCCGAAAAAGAGAACAAAACGCTCGAAACCCTGTTGACGATGCCCGTCAAACGATCGACGATTGTCGCGGCGAAACTCGTCGGCAGCGCCTCGATCGGACTGCTCGGGGCGGCCCTCTATACAGTCTCGATTTACTACTATCAGTCGTCGTTCACCGACGGCACAGCGAGTGCAGCCCTCTCGCTGGGAATTGTCGACTACGCGATCGTCGGGATCTCGCTGTTCCTCTCGCTGGTCGGCGTCCTCGCGCTAGCACTCGTGTTGGGCATTTTCGCCGGCGACCGCCAGGGTGCACAGATGCTGCTGTTTCCCATCTCCATTCTGGCGATCGTGCCCATGTTCGCGACGATGTTCACCGACGTCGCCAAATTGTCGCTGCCGCTCCGGGCGATCCTGCTCGCGATTCCGTTCACCCACCCGGCGATCGCCCCCAAACGACTGCTGTTGAACGACACCACGATGGTTATCGGCGGGATCGTCTACGAAGCGATCTTCGCGATCGGGATGATCTGGCTCGCGATCCGGGTCTTCAACTCCGATCGGCTCGTGACGGGTAGTTCCGGCCGCGTCGGTCAGTGGTTGAGTCGCCTCCAACAGTAA
- a CDS encoding ABC transporter ATP-binding protein has protein sequence MGPTAVQVAGLEKRYDDVQALQGVSFSVEPGEIFGLVGPNGAGKTTTLRTLSTLLNVDSGTVSVFGTDVQSDPNAVRKRIRYLPEDAGSYDNLTGRQYLEFVADFYSDRPEELVERGIEIADLDERIESKTSEYSKGMTRKLLLASTIMTEPDLAILDEPTSGLDVENARTIRKTVKEFPGQDRSVLLSSHNMLEVEYLCDRIGLLNDGQIVADGAPQDVIETYDAENLEEAFLEAVA, from the coding sequence ATGGGTCCCACAGCAGTCCAGGTAGCCGGCCTGGAAAAACGATACGACGACGTACAGGCCCTCCAGGGCGTCTCCTTCAGCGTCGAGCCCGGCGAGATATTCGGACTGGTCGGCCCCAACGGCGCTGGCAAGACCACGACGTTACGGACACTCTCGACACTGTTGAACGTCGACAGCGGAACCGTGTCCGTGTTCGGCACTGACGTCCAGAGCGATCCCAACGCGGTACGTAAGCGTATCCGGTACCTGCCCGAAGACGCCGGGTCCTACGACAACCTCACCGGCCGGCAGTATCTGGAGTTCGTCGCGGACTTCTACAGCGACAGGCCCGAGGAACTCGTCGAGCGTGGCATCGAAATCGCCGACCTGGACGAACGCATCGAGAGCAAGACCAGCGAGTATTCGAAGGGAATGACCCGGAAGCTCCTGCTTGCGAGTACGATCATGACCGAACCGGACCTGGCGATCTTAGACGAGCCGACGTCGGGGTTAGACGTCGAAAACGCCCGGACGATCCGGAAAACTGTCAAGGAATTTCCCGGCCAGGATCGCAGCGTCCTGCTGTCGAGTCACAACATGCTCGAAGTCGAATACTTGTGTGACCGGATCGGGCTACTCAACGACGGCCAGATCGTCGCCGACGGTGCCCCACAGGACGTGATCGAAACGTACGACGCCGAAAATCTCGAAGAGGCCTTTCTGGAGGCGGTGGCATGA
- a CDS encoding aldo/keto reductase codes for MEYTTLGSTGMEVSELCLGAMSFGDEEPWMLDEQASREIIERAIDLGVNFFDTANAYSDGKSEAILGDILDEYDRDEQVVATKVRFPVGEETPNAAGLSRKTIQQELANSLDRLGMDTIDLYQTHRVDPNTPPETTLRALDDAVRQGKVRHVGTSSMWAYQLAERLQVSEREDLVSYETMQNHYHLAYREEEREMLPLTDEEDMGVIPWGPLGQGFLTRPFEELEATDRGDPENFHNPTDQYTRGGGREINERVQELADEYGVTMAQIALAWQYQNEYVTAPIVGTTSVEHLEDAVEAMEIDLTESDVEYLEEPYEPQPIIGHE; via the coding sequence ATGGAGTACACGACACTCGGTTCGACCGGAATGGAAGTCAGTGAGCTGTGCCTCGGGGCCATGAGCTTTGGCGACGAGGAGCCCTGGATGCTCGACGAGCAAGCAAGTCGGGAGATCATCGAACGTGCAATCGATCTTGGCGTCAACTTCTTCGATACCGCGAACGCGTATTCCGACGGCAAAAGCGAGGCGATTCTGGGCGATATTCTCGACGAATACGACCGTGACGAGCAAGTTGTCGCGACGAAGGTTCGCTTTCCCGTCGGCGAGGAGACGCCCAACGCCGCCGGGCTCTCACGCAAGACGATCCAACAGGAACTAGCGAACAGTCTCGATCGGTTGGGCATGGACACGATCGATCTCTACCAGACTCACCGAGTCGATCCGAACACGCCACCAGAGACGACGTTGCGGGCGCTGGACGACGCCGTCCGGCAGGGAAAAGTCCGGCACGTCGGGACCTCCTCGATGTGGGCCTATCAACTGGCCGAGCGCCTGCAGGTGAGCGAGCGCGAAGATCTCGTGAGCTACGAGACGATGCAAAACCACTACCACCTGGCTTACCGCGAAGAAGAGCGAGAAATGTTGCCCCTGACCGACGAGGAAGACATGGGTGTGATCCCGTGGGGGCCGCTCGGCCAGGGCTTCCTGACGCGCCCGTTCGAAGAGCTAGAGGCGACCGACCGCGGCGACCCCGAGAACTTCCACAATCCGACCGACCAGTACACCCGTGGCGGAGGCAGAGAGATCAACGAGCGTGTTCAGGAACTGGCCGACGAATACGGCGTGACGATGGCCCAGATCGCCCTGGCCTGGCAGTATCAAAACGAGTACGTTACGGCCCCGATCGTCGGGACGACCAGCGTCGAACACTTAGAGGACGCCGTCGAGGCCATGGAGATCGATCTCACCGAGTCGGACGTCGAGTATCTAGAAGAACCGTACGAGCCCCAACCGATCATCGGTCACGAGTGA